In Cystobacter fuscus DSM 2262, the DNA window AGATGCGCGAGCGGGCATTGGCGCCCAGGGCCGTCACCACGAGGAAGCGCTGGACGCCCACCGCGCGCGCCGCCTGGGCGAAGGCCAGCACGGCGTCATGGTCCACGGCGCGGAAGGCCTCCTGGCTGCCCGCCTTCTTGATGGTGGTGCCCAGGCAGCAGAAGGCGTCCTGCGCCGTGGGCAGGGCCTCGCCGCCCAGCCGGGCGAAGTCCACGGTGTGCTGGACGAGCTTCGGGTGTTGCCGGGGCAGCGCCCGGCGGCCGAGGGAGTGCACCTCGCGGTAGCGTGAATCCGCGAGCAGGGCATCGAGCAGCCAGCCTCCGACCAGGCCGCTGGCTCCGGCCACGAGCGCGGTGCGTGTAGGGGTGTCCATGTCCGGGATGCTCATCACATTCCCCTCGGGGGCGCCAGAGGAGAGCGTCCCACGCGGCCCTCAGTTGACGGCCGGACTCTCTCCCGAGGCCCACTTCATCCGGGACACCTGGACCACGCCCTGGCAGCGGGCGCACACCACGCCCTGGGCGTCGTACATGCGCGCGGAGGCGAAGACGGTGGTGGAGCCCATGGTGTCGATGGTGGCCTCGGCGCGCAGGAAATCGCCGCGCAGGGGGCGCTCGAAGCTGATGGAGAGCTGCACGGTGGCGGCGCGGCGGGTGGGATCCCTCAGGGCGGGCGTGCTGCCGATGACGAAGTCGAAGAGGGCCGAGATGACGCCGCCATTGACGGCGTCAGCGCCCAGGCCGCCGCGGTGCTCGGGGCGGACCTCGGCGGTGACGACGACCTTCTGGCCGCCGGGAAAGCTCATCCGGGCACCGAAGTGCTTCAGCGTCAGGCTCTGGTTGAACTGTTCGGCGTAGCGATCGAGTTGCTCTTGCGAGGGGTAGGTCTCTGCGTCGGACATGGCGCGACTCTACTGGTAGAAGGTGGCTCATGCCGCGTCCACCGCGACTCCTCGCCGTGCTTCTGGCCGCTTCGGGATGCTCGGGACTCCAGGACTGTGGGGCTCGCCCGCCCGCTCAGCTTTCCCGGCCCGCGACCGCTCCGGTGGCGGCCCCCTCCTCCTCCCCGGACCAGGCGGCCCTGACGGCCGCGGCCCCCTACGCGAAGAGCTGGTGGGTCCTCCTGCATTCCTCGGCCACTCCGGGCGAGGGGGACGAGGCGCTGGAGGCGCTGAAGCGGACGGGACTGCCCGCCGAGCCGCGTCGCCTGTCCACGACGTCGTTCCGGGATCTGCGTCCGTGCCTGGAGGCGGTGGTGGCCCGGACGTTCATGAGCCGGGCGGAGGCGTTGGATTTCCAGGCGCGGCTGCGCGAAGCGGGGGTGGTGGCGGACGTGAAGTACGCGGGTCCGCTGCAGGCCGGACGCGGCGTGGCCTGCCGTGCCGGAGAGGAGGCCCAGCGCGTGCTCATCGAGGGTCCGCGCCGGCGCGAGGCGCCGCGTTTCGTCGAGTCCCATGTCGGGCGCACCTTCATGTTGCTGGCCGGGAGTCAGGAGAGCCATGTGCTCGAGCCGATGGACGTGCGCCGTGGCGTCTGGATGGCTCCGGCGCCGGGCGATCCCACCGGGCTGTTCTCCCCTGGGGATCGGGTGGACGTGTATGGCGCGCGGGGGCTGCTCCAGGGGGGCTGCCCGGTGAAGGGCTTCGCGTGGATCAACCGCGGGGTGCCTGCCTTCGACTACCTCCTGCGCGAGCCGCCGCCCGAGTCACCGGGCTGTGGCCGGGCCTGGGCCTTCGCGGAGCTGGACTGCGAGGTGCCGCCGGAGGAGTGGGGCTTCGCGCTGCCCGCGGGGACGCCCGCCCCCGTGTTCTTCACCGCCAGCGAGGCGCCCGCCGGACTCGTCACCACCCACGAGTCCGCGCTCCGGGGCTCGCCGCGCTTCGTCGAGTCGCGCGCGGAGGCGCTGCTCCAGGCGGAGCGGGTGGGGGAGAAGCTGAATGTGGAGGTGAGCTCGTTCAGCTACAACTCGGGGGAGTGGCGAGCGCTCTTCTCGGTGGCGCACCTGCGCGTGGGCGAGGGTCATTCGCTCTGCGGCATGGACTATGACCAGCAGGTCACCCGCGCCGTGGTGATGCAGCCCGGGGCGGCCGCGCGCGTGCTGCCCTTGGACGACCTGTCCGGCGACACGGTGGTGGGCGTGATGGACCTGGAGGGGGACGGGCGCATGGAGTTGCTCCTGCGCGACTCCTGGCCCTCACCGTGGGTGCGCCTGGTGCGCGAGGATGGCACCGAGGTGGCCGGCGCCGTGGTGGAGAACTGCGACAGCGGGTGTTGAGCCCACACGGAGCGTCGAGGCTCCTCGACAGGGCGGGCGGGCGCTCCCCTTCGTGGAACGTCCTTCCGAGCGGACGGAAACTCGTTAGAAACAGCGTTTCCCCCTAGATATGGCGCTTGCCTTGAACGCCGAAAACGAACTCCTCAAAGACCTGAACGAGCCCCAGAAGGAAGCGGTCCTCCATGGGGATGGACCCCTGCTCGTGCTGTCGGGCGCGGGCAGCGGCAAGACGCGCGTCATCACCCGCCGCGTGGCCCACCTGGTGCGCTTCCGCGGCGTCTTCCCCTGGCGCATCCTCGCCGTCACCTTCACCAACAAGGCCGCACGCGAGATGCGCGAGCGGCTCGTCCAGTTGCTCGGCCCCCAGGCCCACGAGCTGGTGGTGAGTACCTTCCACTCCTCCTCGTCGATGATCCTCCGCCGGGCCCTGAAGGATCCCAAGCTGGTGGACCACAAGGTGGCGGAGCTGATGGGGCTGACGCCCTCGTTCGTCATCTACGACGACGGGGACCAGCTGCAGCTCATCAAGCGCGCCATGCGCGAGGCCCGGGTGGATCCCATCATGCAGCCCCGGGAAATCCTCCACCGCATCGACGGGGAGAAGAACGCGGCGCGCCTGCCCGACCAGATGGTGGTGGACGTGGACGACGCGCGCGGCGTGGTGGTGCAGAAGACCTACCACGCCTACCAGAAGCTCTTGCGCGCGGCGAACGCGGTGGACTTCGGCGACCTGCTGCTCTTGCTCGTGGCGCTCCTGCGCCAGCGCCCGGACGTGTTGGAGCAGTACCAGAAGCGCTTCCGGCACATCCTCGTGGACGAGTTCCAGGACACCAACCCGGTGCAGTACGAACTGTTGCGCCTGCTCGCTCCGCCCGAGCGGCGGCCCAACCTGGTGGTGGTGGGCGACGACGACCAGTCCATCTACCGCTGGCGCGGCGCGAGCGTGGACAACATCCTCGACTTCCCGGAGCACTTCCCGGGCGCGCGCGTGGTGAAGCTGGAGCAGAACTACCGCTCGGACCAGAACATCCTCGACGCGGCGCACGCCGTCATCCGGCGCAACTCCCGGCGCATGCCCAAGAAGCTGTGGAGCGACCGGCCCAAGGGCGACAACCTCACCCTGCTGCTCAACCGCGACGAGCGCGCCGAGGCCCAGGAAGTCGCCCGGCGCATCCACGGGCTGCAGCGCGAGGGCTTCATCAAGTACTCGGGCATGGCGGTCTTCTACCGCACCAACGCGCAGAGCCGCGTGCTCGAGGAGGCCATGCGCCTGGCGCGCGTGCCCTACACGCTGGTGAGCGGACGCAGCTTCTACGACCGCGCCGAGGTGCGTGACGCGGCGGCCTACCTGCGCCTGATGGTGAATCCGCGCTCGGACGCGGACCTGCTGCGCATCATCAACACGCCGGCGCGCGGCATCGGCGACACCACGGTGGAGCGGCTGGTGGACTTCGCCAACCAGTCCGGGGTGAGTCTGTACGAGGCCTCGGCGGCGCCCGAGCGCATCGCCGGCCTCAACACGGCGGCGGTGCGCCGGCTCTCGGGCTTCCACGCCCTGGTGTCGTC includes these proteins:
- a CDS encoding oxidoreductase yields the protein MDTPTRTALVAGASGLVGGWLLDALLADSRYREVHSLGRRALPRQHPKLVQHTVDFARLGGEALPTAQDAFCCLGTTIKKAGSQEAFRAVDHDAVLAFAQAARAVGVQRFLVVTALGANARSRIFYNRVKGQVEEALASVGFESLVILQPSLLLGERPERRTGERAAAAVSRALAPLLRPLASRPIEARTVARAMVALAREAQLGVRVVPSGELQALGQ
- a CDS encoding PaaI family thioesterase; this translates as MSDAETYPSQEQLDRYAEQFNQSLTLKHFGARMSFPGGQKVVVTAEVRPEHRGGLGADAVNGGVISALFDFVIGSTPALRDPTRRAATVQLSISFERPLRGDFLRAEATIDTMGSTTVFASARMYDAQGVVCARCQGVVQVSRMKWASGESPAVN
- a CDS encoding ATP-dependent helicase, whose product is MALALNAENELLKDLNEPQKEAVLHGDGPLLVLSGAGSGKTRVITRRVAHLVRFRGVFPWRILAVTFTNKAAREMRERLVQLLGPQAHELVVSTFHSSSSMILRRALKDPKLVDHKVAELMGLTPSFVIYDDGDQLQLIKRAMREARVDPIMQPREILHRIDGEKNAARLPDQMVVDVDDARGVVVQKTYHAYQKLLRAANAVDFGDLLLLLVALLRQRPDVLEQYQKRFRHILVDEFQDTNPVQYELLRLLAPPERRPNLVVVGDDDQSIYRWRGASVDNILDFPEHFPGARVVKLEQNYRSDQNILDAAHAVIRRNSRRMPKKLWSDRPKGDNLTLLLNRDERAEAQEVARRIHGLQREGFIKYSGMAVFYRTNAQSRVLEEAMRLARVPYTLVSGRSFYDRAEVRDAAAYLRLMVNPRSDADLLRIINTPARGIGDTTVERLVDFANQSGVSLYEASAAPERIAGLNTAAVRRLSGFHALVSSLHAFAQESQDAASAVDQMLKETHLVESLQTEGSDESMTRAENLREFLGAAQEFDLNRAAAAVAASTVGDGDAAPVPPEEADLDMSPLTADIPPLNAFLEQISLVGDADAEVGEGRVALMTLHAAKGLEFDAVFITGMEDGVFPHSRALHGGESEDGGEEMAEERRLCYVGFTRARRRLFVSLAQCRSLFGELRYNPPSRFLAEVPQELFGIAEQELPPAPKEAPFTKKKRNWADEDDGPRVDRTYSQAAEGEGIGGDVRGMRVRHEQFGMGRIISADGQGPNAKVTVDFGGQVGLKRVIARFLLPG